One Saprospiraceae bacterium genomic region harbors:
- a CDS encoding GNAT family N-acetyltransferase: MLNLNFNPFPELQTEKISLRKIRSEDAIALYRLRTNADVMKYLDRPIMQSVLEAEQLIQMMLDGIAENKNINWCICTPTYEQLLGTIAFWKIDETNHRAEIGYILDPDWQGKGLMSDAMRLVIDYGFSNMRLHGIDANVNPANQKSINLLTKFGFQKEAHFRENYFFNGHYFDSAIYCLLNGLKRP; this comes from the coding sequence ATGTTAAACTTAAATTTTAATCCATTTCCTGAACTGCAAACGGAGAAAATTTCCCTAAGAAAGATCCGCAGTGAAGATGCTATTGCTTTATACCGTTTGCGAACCAACGCTGATGTGATGAAATATTTGGACCGGCCCATCATGCAGTCCGTTCTGGAAGCGGAACAATTGATCCAGATGATGCTTGACGGAATAGCAGAAAATAAAAACATCAACTGGTGCATTTGCACACCAACATACGAACAGTTGTTAGGCACTATAGCTTTTTGGAAAATAGACGAAACAAATCACCGGGCAGAAATCGGTTACATCCTGGATCCCGACTGGCAAGGCAAGGGCCTGATGTCGGATGCCATGCGGCTGGTCATAGATTATGGATTTTCTAATATGCGACTTCACGGCATTGATGCCAATGTAAATCCCGCCAATCAAAAGTCAATAAATCTGCTTACCAAATTTGGTTTTCAAAAAGAAGCTCATTTTCGGGAGAATTATTTTTTTAATGGCCATTATTTTGATTCCGCAATTTATTGTTTACTAAATGGCCTGAAACGACCATGA
- a CDS encoding sigma-54-dependent Fis family transcriptional regulator, whose amino-acid sequence MSRILLIDDEEKLRALLSRIISLEGFELSQAADCKTALQKLDQSEFDIVLCDVKLPDGNGIELSKKIKDRYPHIEIILLTAYGNIPDSVQAIKNGAFDYITKGDDNNKIIPLLHRATEKVNLSRRVQHLQKQLGERYAFDNIIGKSKSFQLAIDLAKKVASTNTTVLLLGETGTGKEVFAQAIHNASRRAQKPFIAINCSAFSKELLESEMFGHKAGAFTGANKDKKGLFEEANKGTIFLDEIGEMSLDLQAKLLRVIETGEYIKVGESKPSQTDVRIIAATHRDLQKEIELGHFREDLFYRLSVFQIKLPPLRERVLDIEALAIHFAEVFSARTNKQPKTLSSDFVTALKMHSWQGNIRELKNVIERSVILSNTNELTRDNLPFELQNSFSGTKDTKQLSAFDLASVEKLHIQKVLNYTNGNKTEAARLLNIATTTLYRKLEEYKIT is encoded by the coding sequence TTGAGCCGTATATTGCTTATAGACGACGAAGAAAAATTGAGAGCACTGCTCTCTCGCATAATAAGTTTAGAAGGATTTGAGTTAAGTCAGGCAGCCGACTGTAAAACGGCACTTCAAAAATTAGACCAGTCAGAATTTGACATCGTACTATGCGATGTAAAATTGCCGGATGGAAATGGGATTGAACTTTCGAAAAAAATCAAAGACCGTTATCCACATATAGAAATCATATTGCTGACAGCGTATGGAAATATTCCAGATAGTGTACAAGCCATCAAAAATGGGGCATTTGATTACATAACAAAGGGCGATGACAATAACAAAATTATTCCGCTGCTCCATCGGGCAACGGAAAAGGTAAATCTTTCCCGGAGAGTCCAGCATTTGCAAAAGCAATTAGGTGAGCGGTATGCATTTGATAACATCATTGGGAAATCAAAATCATTTCAGCTGGCCATTGATCTCGCTAAGAAGGTGGCATCCACAAACACAACTGTATTGTTGCTTGGAGAAACCGGAACGGGTAAGGAAGTCTTTGCACAAGCAATACATAATGCGAGCAGACGTGCTCAAAAGCCTTTTATTGCCATCAACTGTTCTGCTTTTTCCAAAGAATTATTGGAAAGTGAAATGTTTGGCCATAAGGCAGGAGCCTTTACGGGTGCCAATAAAGACAAGAAGGGTTTATTTGAGGAAGCCAATAAAGGAACCATATTCCTCGATGAAATCGGAGAAATGAGTTTAGATCTGCAAGCAAAATTATTGCGCGTAATTGAAACCGGTGAATACATTAAAGTTGGTGAAAGCAAACCGAGTCAGACAGATGTTCGCATCATTGCGGCAACACACCGCGACTTGCAAAAGGAAATTGAACTGGGACATTTCCGGGAGGACTTGTTTTACCGGCTTTCCGTTTTTCAAATTAAATTGCCCCCTTTGAGAGAACGCGTTTTAGATATTGAAGCTTTGGCCATTCATTTTGCGGAAGTTTTCTCAGCGAGAACCAATAAACAACCAAAAACGCTTTCTTCTGATTTTGTAACGGCTCTTAAGATGCACTCCTGGCAGGGCAATATTCGCGAACTAAAGAATGTTATTGAACGGAGTGTCATACTTTCTAATACAAATGAATTGACGAGGGATAACCTGCCATTTGAATTGCAAAACAGCTTTTCGGGTACAAAGGATACAAAACAGCTCTCTGCTTTTGATTTAGCAAGTGTTGAAAAACTTCACATCCAAAAGGTCTTAAACTATACCAACGGGAATAAAACGGAAGCAGCGAGACTGCTCAATATTGCTACTACGACCTTATACCGCAAGCTTGAAGAGTATAAAATCACCTAA
- the kdpF gene encoding K(+)-transporting ATPase subunit F produces the protein MFILFIIAILLFGYMVYVLLRPEKF, from the coding sequence ATGTTCATATTATTCATTATTGCAATTTTACTTTTCGGTTATATGGTTTATGTATTATTAAGGCCGGAAAAATTTTAA
- the kdpA gene encoding potassium-transporting ATPase subunit KdpA — protein MNTELLGIVLMFFILIALAIPLGGYIGKIITNQKTWLDKIFDPLDNLFYKVCGIDVLKEMNWKQNLVALLIINAFWFLISMFVLTNMSWLPLNPDGNPSMSGDLAFNTSVSFITNTNLQHYSGETGLSYLGQLCLMLWQFISAGCGIAICGVVFLAMVEKSRPILGNFYFLFVRSCTRILLPISFIVAVLLAFNGTPMTFEGKDTMTSLQGDTVQVSRGPVAAFVAIKQLGTNGGGFYGPNSTHPFENPNYFTNIVETISIPLIPIAMIFAMGYVLRRKKLAWTIFAVMAIGFMCLLIPSVYYEMNGNPAISNLGISQPLGSMEGKEIRFGSAASAYWAINTTCTSNGSVNAMHDSMTPLTGMFALLGMMINCFFGGVGVGFLNFYIFIILAVFISGLMVGRTPEFLGKKIEAKEMKIAMLIALLHPFLILTGTALASFIFTSNPQVYAGWLANPVFHGFSEMLYEFTSSSANNGSGFEGLGDNTPFWNIATGIVMLLARYLPIIGPVAIAGMLADKKFIPETAGTLKTDTATFGLMVLTVILIVAALSFFPVLTLGPIAEYFSLY, from the coding sequence ATGAACACGGAATTACTCGGAATAGTACTGATGTTTTTTATCCTGATAGCCTTGGCCATTCCGCTTGGAGGGTATATTGGTAAAATTATCACCAATCAGAAAACCTGGTTAGACAAAATATTTGATCCGCTGGATAATCTCTTTTATAAAGTATGTGGAATTGACGTATTAAAGGAAATGAACTGGAAACAAAATTTGGTAGCTTTACTTATCATTAATGCTTTCTGGTTTCTTATATCTATGTTTGTATTGACCAATATGAGCTGGTTGCCGTTGAATCCAGATGGCAATCCTTCCATGAGTGGTGATCTTGCATTTAATACATCGGTAAGTTTTATAACGAATACAAATCTGCAACATTATTCAGGAGAAACAGGTCTTTCCTATCTGGGGCAACTTTGTTTAATGTTATGGCAATTTATCAGCGCTGGCTGTGGTATTGCAATTTGCGGTGTTGTTTTTTTAGCAATGGTTGAAAAATCAAGGCCGATACTTGGAAATTTTTATTTTCTCTTCGTTCGCTCCTGTACAAGGATTTTATTACCTATTTCATTTATTGTTGCTGTTTTGCTTGCATTCAATGGAACCCCTATGACTTTCGAAGGCAAAGACACGATGACAAGTTTGCAAGGCGACACCGTTCAGGTAAGTCGCGGGCCCGTTGCGGCTTTTGTAGCTATTAAACAGTTAGGAACGAATGGTGGTGGTTTTTATGGTCCTAATTCAACCCACCCTTTCGAGAATCCCAACTATTTTACGAATATCGTTGAAACCATTTCTATTCCATTAATCCCCATAGCCATGATTTTTGCAATGGGTTATGTTTTAAGACGTAAAAAATTGGCATGGACCATTTTCGCAGTGATGGCTATTGGTTTCATGTGTTTACTCATCCCATCCGTGTACTATGAAATGAATGGCAATCCTGCCATTTCAAATTTGGGAATTTCGCAGCCATTGGGAAGTATGGAGGGTAAGGAAATTCGGTTTGGATCGGCGGCCTCAGCTTATTGGGCGATCAACACGACCTGCACCAGTAATGGTTCTGTGAATGCCATGCATGACAGCATGACGCCACTTACCGGAATGTTTGCTTTATTGGGTATGATGATAAATTGTTTTTTTGGAGGCGTTGGAGTTGGTTTTCTCAATTTTTATATTTTTATCATTCTGGCTGTTTTTATAAGTGGATTGATGGTGGGTAGGACTCCTGAGTTTTTGGGAAAGAAAATTGAAGCAAAAGAAATGAAAATTGCCATGCTTATTGCTTTATTACATCCATTTCTCATACTTACAGGAACAGCGTTGGCAAGTTTTATTTTCACCAGCAATCCTCAAGTTTATGCCGGATGGTTAGCCAATCCGGTGTTTCATGGGTTTAGTGAAATGTTATATGAGTTCACATCTTCTTCTGCCAACAATGGAAGTGGTTTTGAAGGACTTGGTGACAATACACCCTTTTGGAATATTGCTACCGGGATCGTAATGTTGCTTGCACGCTATTTGCCAATCATAGGACCGGTTGCAATAGCCGGAATGTTAGCCGACAAGAAATTTATTCCTGAAACTGCTGGAACCTTAAAGACCGACACTGCAACATTTGGCCTCATGGTTTTGACCGTTATTCTCATTGTAGCCGCACTCTCTTTTTTTCCAGTACTTACCTTAGGACCTATTGCTGAATATTTTTCACTTTACTAA
- a CDS encoding DUF1272 domain-containing protein, with product MLEMRTVCEKCNTTLDHQSEAYICSYECTFCGICTEQMQHVCPNCSGELCRRPKRKL from the coding sequence ATGTTAGAAATGCGAACCGTCTGCGAAAAATGCAACACGACTCTGGATCATCAGAGCGAAGCCTACATTTGTAGTTATGAATGCACATTTTGCGGAATCTGTACAGAACAGATGCAGCACGTTTGTCCGAACTGCAGCGGTGAACTGTGCAGAAGACCAAAGCGCAAATTGTAA